Within the Govania unica genome, the region AACGGCGGCGGCGCAGCGCCCCAAGCCCGAGAAGCGCGGTGCCAAGCAGCACGAGCGAAGCCGGTTCCGGCACGTCGTTATCCGCGGTGATGCGGAACGCATAATTGATATATGTGCCCCCCCTGGCATTGTCATATACATAAGCTGAGGCTGCATTGCTCAGATCGCCTTGATGCGAAGCGTAATTAAAGATGCCATCGTAATACAGGTCGCCCGGCAGTTTGCTTGTGTAATCCTGAGCGAGCTTATGGCCGTCAGTAACGCCAATGATGCTGTACCAGGCCAGATGGTCGATCGCGAGAACATCGTTGCCCACCGTCGAAATCGCATAATCCGAGGCATTGCCGCCAAAGAGATACGCGGCAGCTTCCTGACCCGTATAGGCGACAGGGAAAGTTGGCCAACCCGGCCCCTGATCAACCTGCCAGCTGCCAACAAAAATAACACCGGCGGCAACAGTGGTTTGAATGGCACTGACGGTCAGCGCCACCAGAGCGCCGAGGATCGTTTTCTTTTTCATACGTAAACACCCGAGGACTGAGTAAACTATACCCCCTCAAAGCAAAATACGCGCCATTTCCTATGTCATTGGAAAGGCGCGTATTTTATATTTAGTATCTGATGAATTGTCAGATAATCCGACAATTTCGGCTAGTCCACCGCCTGTTCGAGGGCGTTCTGGGCGGACATCCATTCCTCTTCGGCCTCGGCAGCTTGTTCCCCGCTCTCCGGGAATTCTGATCCTCTGTGCGACCATAAAAAATGGCCGGGAAATCCCGGCCATCTCATCAGTCACCTTCAGATCGCTCAGCCACGGCGACGGCGGCGCATAGCCCCAAGCCCGAGAAGCGCGGTGCCAAGCAGCATCAGCGATGCCGGTTCCGGCACGTCACTGTCATCATTGGTGCTGTCATCATTTGTGATGCGGAAGGCATAATTCGTGTACATGCTCCCCATGGCATTGTCATACACATAAGCTGAGGCTGCATCTCTCAGGTAACCAGCGTTATCGTAATACAGGCCGCCCGGCAGCTTGTTCACATAGTCCTCGGCAAGTTTCTGTCCATTCTCCACGGCAATGAGGCTGTACCAGGCCATATGGTCGATGGCGAGAACATCGCTGCCCATCGTCGAAATCGCATAATCCGAGGCATCACCGCCAAAGAGATACGCCGCCGCTTCCTGGCCCGTATAGGCGAAAGGGTGATCTTTCCAATATGGCCCCTGATCGACCTGCCAGCTACCGACAAAAATAACACCAGCGGCGACGGTGGTTTGAATTGCGCTAACGGTCAGGGCCAGGATGGCACCGACAAAGGTTGCTTTCTTCATTTTCTGGAGGCCCCACGGACTGAATGAACTACAGTCCCCAAAGCAAAATACGCGCCATTTCCTATGTCACTGGAAAGGCGCGTATTTTATATTTAGTGTCTGATGGAGTGTCAGATAATCCGACAGTTTCGGCTATTCGGCCGCCTGTTCGAGGGCGTTCTGGGCGGACATCCATTCCTCTTCGGCCTCGGCGATCTGGCGCAGAAGCTCGGCCTCGCGGCGCTGCAACTGGCCCAGCCGGTTGTTGGCCGCATTGTCGCCGGTATAAAGCGTCTGATCGCTCAGCTTCTTATCGAGAGCGATCTTATCCTTTTGTAGCTTGGCAAGGCGGGCTTCGGCGTTCTGGCTGGCTTTTTCTTCCTTGTCGCGACGTGCATTGCCGCCGGATTTCTGCCCCGCGCCCGGCTTTACCCGGCCAAGCACCAGATCTTCGTAATCATCCAGATCGCCGTCGAACACTTTAACCGCGCCGTCCTTCACCAGCCACACCTGATCGGCGCAGGCTTCAAGCAGATGGCGGTCATGGCTGATCAGCAGCACGGCGCCTTCATATTCGGTGATGGCGCGAATAAGCGAATCGCGGCTGTCGATATCAAGATGGTTGGTCGGTTCGTCCAAAATCAGGATGGCCGGGGCGTTGAAGCCGATGATGGCGAACAGCAGCCGGGCCTT harbors:
- a CDS encoding PEP-CTERM sorting domain-containing protein: MKKATFVGAILALTVSAIQTTVAAGVIFVGSWQVDQGPYWKDHPFAYTGQEAAAYLFGGDASDYAISTMGSDVLAIDHMAWYSLIAVENGQKLAEDYVNKLPGGLYYDNAGYLRDAASAYVYDNAMGSMYTNYAFRITNDDSTNDDSDVPEPASLMLLGTALLGLGAMRRRRRG
- a CDS encoding PEP-CTERM sorting domain-containing protein encodes the protein MKKKTILGALVALTVSAIQTTVAAGVIFVGSWQVDQGPGWPTFPVAYTGQEAAAYLFGGNASDYAISTVGNDVLAIDHLAWYSIIGVTDGHKLAQDYTSKLPGDLYYDGIFNYASHQGDLSNAASAYVYDNARGGTYINYAFRITADNDVPEPASLVLLGTALLGLGALRRRR